The Mercurialis annua linkage group LG2, ddMerAnnu1.2, whole genome shotgun sequence genome contains a region encoding:
- the LOC126669088 gene encoding uncharacterized protein LOC126669088: MEGNSTRPDNVEDENEEEEYVLLDLDAVSGQVEIPPNAPYVLSGLDTLNPRLIIDNKLKLIGEYEETIGTALVFTEEEAAPVVHEETGPSEANLFSGAYIIDPNQSPVKQVKPVACLQKILKFKVLLDDDVQDTSIGVKT; the protein is encoded by the exons ATGGAGGGAAACTCGACTCGTCCTGATAATGTAGAAGATgaaaacgaagaagaagaatacGTATTACTTGATCTTGATGCGGTTTCTGGGCAAGTTGAAATTCCACCAAATGCTCCATATGTTTTATCT GGTCTCGACACGTTGAATCCTAGACTGATAATAGATAACAAATTGAAATTG ATTGGAGAATACGAGGAAACGATCGGAACAGCCTTGGTTTTTACCGAGGAGG AAGCTGCCCCGGTGGTTCATGAGGAGACAGGACCATCAGAAGCAAATCTTTTCTCTGGTGCATATATCATAGATCCAAATCAATCTCCCGTTAAGCAGGTGAAGCCAGTTGCCTGCCTTCAGAAGATTCTAAAGTTTAAAGTGTTGTTGGATGATGATGTCCAAGATACATCCATTGGAGTGAAGACATGA